From the genome of Geoglobus ahangari, one region includes:
- a CDS encoding DsrE family protein encodes MISIIVHSGEWDRIYHAFSIATTYSAVGEKVKVFLTYWAIDTVVKDRVECGDERKNDVIRRGIEKGSVKGLEEMVALGKEFGNLEIVVCSGSMELLGYGESDMPPWVDRVGGLAEQLMNAEKVIFI; translated from the coding sequence ATGATATCCATAATCGTGCACAGCGGGGAGTGGGACAGGATTTACCACGCGTTCAGCATCGCGACAACGTACTCTGCGGTTGGAGAGAAGGTGAAGGTCTTTCTGACATACTGGGCGATAGACACCGTGGTTAAGGACAGGGTGGAGTGTGGAGATGAGAGAAAGAACGATGTGATCAGGAGGGGGATTGAGAAGGGCAGTGTCAAGGGGCTTGAGGAGATGGTCGCACTCGGCAAGGAGTTCGGGAACCTAGAGATCGTGGTCTGCAGCGGTAGCATGGAGCTTCTTGGATATGGCGAGAGCGACATGCCGCCGTGGGTGGACAGGGTTGGCGGTCTTGCCGAGCAGTTAATGAATGCGGAGAAGGTAATCTTCATCTAA